In the genome of Bacteroidales bacterium, the window ATACAGTAGAACAGGATTTTATTGATGTGAACAAAAAATATTATGATGCAGAAGTCTCTCCCCTTGATTTTAGCGACCCTGCTTCGCTTGATATTATAAACAATTGGGTAGCTGAAAAAACTAATGATCTTATCCAAAATATTATTGATAATATTCCTGCTGATGCATATATGTATTTAATTAATACAATATATTTCAAAGGTATGTGGAAGCATGAATTTGATAAAGAAAACACATCAGATTATCCATTCAATTTTATTGATGGTACATCCGGTTTAATTCCAATGATGGTTCAAAAAGAAACATTAAAATATGTAAAACAGGATGTTTTCAGTGCTGTTGATCTTCCTTATGGATGTAATAATTTTAGTATGTTTATTATGCTTCCGAATACCGGTTATACTACGAATGATGTTATTGATAATCTAAATGAAACTAATTGGAATTCATGGCTCAGTGAACTTACTGAAACAGAAAATATTCAGGTTTATCTTCCAAAATTCAAATTTGAATATAAATATACATGTGATGCCAGTTGCCCTTTAAAAAATGTGCTTGCACTTATGGGAATGGGAATTGCATTTTCTCCTGATGCTGATTTTTCCGGTATGAATCCAAATTTAGCTTTGTATATTTCCAGAGTTATTCATCAATCATTTATTGAAGTAAACGAAGAAGGTACCGAAGCAGCAGCAGCAACTGTAGTAGAAGTGTGTAACACTTCATCAGGAGAAAACGAAAATGCAACATATTTCAGAATTAATAAGCCATTTGTTTTTGCTATTAGGGAAAAAAGTACTAATGCAATTTTATTTATGGGAAAAGTTGTTAAACCTGTAAATGAATAAAATATATTTATTAAATAACAAATAGAACTAACTATGAAAAACTTAAAAATTATTGGAATTATTTCTTTGTTTATTTTTTTATCAATTTCATGTGAAAAAAATGGTGACACCAAAATTGATGATAAAAATAATGAATATGTAGAAATAGAACTAAATCAAAAAGAAAAAAGCCTTATTCAATCAAGTAATCAATTTGGATTTGAATTTTTTGAAAAGCTTAACAATTTAGAAGAAGAAGATAAAAATCTGTTTATTTCTCCGTTAAGCATTTCACTTGCATTGGCAATGACTTATAATGGTGCAGAAGGCGAAACCAAAACAGCAATGGAGGAAACTTTAAAACTAAACGGATTAAGCACACAGGAAATAAATGAATCGTTTAAAAAATTAATTAACGCTCTCGTATCTGTTGATCCTGAAGTAATTATGTCTATAGCAAACTCAATTTGGTACGATGAGATTTTTACTATTAAACAGGATTTTATTGATGTAAATCTGGAATATTATGATGCAGAAGTATCAGCCTTAGATTTTTACGATCCTGCATCTGTTGATATAATAAACCAGTGGGTTTCGGATAAAACAAATAACAAAATTGAAGATATTCTGGACTTTATTCCACCACAAACTTTAATGTATCTGATAAATGCAATTTATTTTAAAGGAACGTGGAAATATGAATTTGATGAAAGTGAAACAAAAAACGAGCCTTTTTATTTATCTGACGGTACATCAAAGCTTGTTCCTACAATGATACAAAAATCTACTTTTAATTATCTTGATGAGGAAAAATTTGAGGCAATAGACCTGCCGTATGGTTGTAATAACTTTAGTATGATGATATTGCTACCAAAATCAGCTTATTCTTCAAACGATATTATTGATGATATGAATGAAAATAACTGGAATAACTTGGTAAGTAATATGGTTGAAACAGAAGATATTCAGATTTATTTTCCAAAATTCAAATTTGAATATAAATATACTTGTTATGCAGGTTGCCCTTTAGAAAATGTTCTTGCACTTATGGGAATGGGTATTGCATTTACTGACAGTGCTGATTTTTCTAATATCATTGATTATCCTCCTCTTTATATATCAAGAGTAATTCATAAAACATTTATTGAAGTAAACGAAGAAGGAACCGAAGCAGCAGCAGCTACTGTAGTAGAAATAAGTTATGAATCTGTAATTGAGGGAATAATTTTTAAAATTAACAAACCATTTGTTTTTGCTATAAGGGAAAAAAGTACTAATGCAATTATATTTATGGGTGAAGTAATTGAGCCGGTTTACGAATAAAATATTGGGTATATGTCGAATAAGGTGGGTAATAATTATTTCAATATTAAATATTGATGTTATATAGAAAAAACACTTAATAAGCAACACACTTTTTACAATTAAACCTGAAAATTAAATATTGTATGTTGAATATTGTATGTTGAATGTTGAGTGTTGAGTGTTAAGTGTTGAATGTTAAGTGTTGAATCCCTATAATAAGTAGGCATTTTATTATTACACACTACAAACAACATAGAGCCAAAATATTAATATGATAATTTTAAAATCTATGCCTGCCATGAATTGTTTTGAAAACAAAAAGATTTATTCCAAATCCCATTCAATATATTCAGGCAGGTATGATTTGTAAAATAATATAAATATAATTTAATGCAGATAAAAACTATGTTATTTTTTATTTTATTAATAACTTTTGTAACTAATTAGTTTGTTTATAGTGTTGGTTTTATGATTGTTGCAAAATTTATTTTACCGCA includes:
- a CDS encoding serpin family protein, with the protein product MKNLKIIGIISLFIFLSISCEKNGDTKIDDKNNEYVEIELNQKEKSLIQSSNQFGFEFFEKLNNLEEEDKNLFISPLSISLALAMTYNGAEGETKTAMEETLKLNGLSTQEINESFKKLINALVSVDPEVIMSIANSIWYDEIFTIKQDFIDVNLEYYDAEVSALDFYDPASVDIINQWVSDKTNNKIEDILDFIPPQTLMYLINAIYFKGTWKYEFDESETKNEPFYLSDGTSKLVPTMIQKSTFNYLDEEKFEAIDLPYGCNNFSMMILLPKSAYSSNDIIDDMNENNWNNLVSNMVETEDIQIYFPKFKFEYKYTCYAGCPLENVLALMGMGIAFTDSADFSNIIDYPPLYISRVIHKTFIEVNEEGTEAAAATVVEISYESVIEGIIFKINKPFVFAIREKSTNAIIFMGEVIEPVYE
- a CDS encoding serpin family protein, whose product is MKNLKIIGIIGLFLFLSISCEKSKDTKPDDKNIEYIEIELNQKEKSLIQSSNQFGFDFFEKLNNLEEEDKNLFISPLSISLALAMTYNGAEGETKTAMEETLKLNGLTTDEINSSFQNLINALITVDPKILLNIANSIWYNNKYTVEQDFIDVNKKYYDAEVSPLDFSDPASLDIINNWVAEKTNDLIQNIIDNIPADAYMYLINTIYFKGMWKHEFDKENTSDYPFNFIDGTSGLIPMMVQKETLKYVKQDVFSAVDLPYGCNNFSMFIMLPNTGYTTNDVIDNLNETNWNSWLSELTETENIQVYLPKFKFEYKYTCDASCPLKNVLALMGMGIAFSPDADFSGMNPNLALYISRVIHQSFIEVNEEGTEAAAATVVEVCNTSSGENENATYFRINKPFVFAIREKSTNAILFMGKVVKPVNE